From one Triticum urartu cultivar G1812 chromosome 3, Tu2.1, whole genome shotgun sequence genomic stretch:
- the LOC125546048 gene encoding probable calcium-binding protein CML35, translating to MKLSMQSLARKLSIPSPKRGKKQQQQDGSGKRGISRSEAPSFASASSSSTSSSSEDALPRASTPRSVLPAEISRRELEAVLRRLGHEEPSDDELDAVAAIAAAGEAGPEDELMEAFNVFDADGDGRITAEELRGVLLAILGGEADGCSLDDCRRMIGGVDADGDGFVGFQDFARMMMVSTAAATTSAGPRFL from the coding sequence ATGAAGCTCTCCATGCAGTCGCTGGCCCGGAAGCTCTCCATCCCGTCGCCCAAGCGGGgcaagaagcagcagcagcaggacGGCAGCGGCAAGCGCGGCATCTCCCGGAGCGAGGCGCCGTCGTTCGCGTCGGCGTCGTCCTCCTCCACCTCGTCGTCCTCCGAGGACGCGCTGCCGCGGGCGTCCACGCCGCGGTCGGTGCTCCCCGCGGAGATCTCGCGGCGGGAGCTGGAGGCCGTGCTCCGGCGGCTGGGCCACGAGGAGCCGTCGGACGACGAGCTGGACGCCGTGGCGGCCATCGCGGCCGCCGGGGAGGCCGGCCCCGAGGACGAGCTGATGGAGGCGTTCAACGTGTTCGACGCCGACGGCGACGGCCGCATCACCGCCGAGGAGCTCCGCGGCGTGCTGCTCGCCATCCTCGGCGGCGAGGCCGACGGGTGCAGCCTCGACGACTGCCGCCGCATGATCGGCGGCGTCGACGCCGACGGCGACGGCTTCGTCGGCTTCCAGGACTTCGCGCGCATGATGATGGTGTCCACGGCGGCGGCCACCACCTCGGCCGGCCCGAGGTTCCTGTGA
- the LOC125549302 gene encoding uncharacterized protein LOC125549302 — MASGGVIPKIMRCNGRTGFSKLWMQPEMRQLLPAFCKLRKLSVRGILVEFDLLWTTAFLLAAPCIEILHIEVWEHICDVDDKSRQLHTERRSPQWEMQFDGPKNRFLKELEFSGFRSLEQQFTFIRSMLERAPNLQMVILKGDERCEYCDALDTPRALKFPKKDEQEMVVRRIQGGIFSPRIIFDQ; from the exons ATGGCTTCTGGGGGAGTCATTCCTAAGATTATGAGGTGCAACGGGCGCACTGGATTCTCCAAG CTTTGGATGCAACCTGAAATGAGGCAACTCCTCCCCGCTTTCTGTAAGCTAAGGAAGCTATCCGTGCGTGGTATATTGGTTGAATTCGACCTTTTATGGACGACAGCATTTCTTTTGGCGGCACCATGCATTGAAATATTGCATATTGAG GTTTGGGAACATATATGTGATGTTGATGATAAGTCCAGACAGCTGCATACCGAAAGAAGGAGCCCTCAGTGGGAAATGCAATTTGACGGCCCTAAGAACAGGTTTTTGAAAGAACTAGAATTTTCTGGCTTTAGGTCACTAGAACAACAATTTACATTTATAAGATCCATGCTGGAGCGAGCTCCGAATTTGCAGATGGTAATTCTGAAAGGAGATGAGCGATGTGAGTACTGCGATGCTCTTGATACACCTCGTGCTCTGAAATTTCCTAAGAAGGATGAGCAAGAAATGGTAGTTAGACGAATTCAAGGTGGCATATTCTCACCACGGATAATTTTCGACCAATAA